The region ttaattttaaatatttttcatgtgttattATTTTCAAACCAAATATTGAATATAATACTATACAGCATAGGGGAGTCCCAAAATGACATAAAAGAATAAATTGAGCACAAACAAAAttgataaaatgaaaatgaagaatttaCAGATACATTGAACaaaccttgtttttcttttttctttttttttttttaactgtcattAGATCTATGATATGCCAATACATCATTAAACCTTATTCCTCagaattggtttttttttttccaaatattccagTCTTGCAACAGGGACACAATTGTTTCCTTTGTGCCTACACAAGCTCATCTCTGCAGCTATAGAATTACTACAGAGTTAAGAATGTTGCAACACTTTCTTGAATAGCAAATTGCAACAAATTAGTACTTATATATCCTTGAAGCTGTTTTGTTGGATGCTCATTCTGGCTGCATTACTTGCCAAGAGACTGTTATGACCCAAGTCCATAGCATAGACTCTGAAAAAGCTAATGTATATCATAagaggggggggaagaaaggtcaTTCCCTCTTGAGCAAGCCATTTAACATAAGGCAAACGTCTTTCTTTTGACTGATGGAAATGTAATCTCCATGCAGTCTTTCAGCTTTGTTTGACAGTTGGCTTTGAAAGCTAGCAAGAGCAGAGCTCTCTCTGTGCAGCGCTAGGCATGGGTTTGAAGCAGTATAGGTGCACCTGTGCTACACAGTGCATTACAGTACATGATCTGTAATGTGCAGAAGCAATGTTTTCGTATGTGTGTGGTTCTCTGTTCAGGTTAGTCAGTTCTACATCTCAGCATGTCTAATTAGATCAGGTTAGGAGTGTCTCATTAGTACAGTTACACTTGTAACTAGATCTGTGTCTGAGGATTATGGGGGTGCTGTAGAATTTCTTATTGTGTGGTGTAAAAATTTTAAGATCCTTGGTGTATAGGTGTCAGTGTTAAAGTAAATTTACCAGCCTGAAATAAATTCACACTAAAGATCTGGCTATCCTTTAATGGAAACCAGGGAAGGAGACAGATTCTAAAAAAAAGAAttccttattttccttattaCTCCTAGGGGTAAAAGAGGCCGTTTGTCTGAAAAGAAACTGGAGAAAGAAATCAGGGAGAGTATaaaattttattcaattttaaaatccttaaagATTAGTTCAAAGCAATCAGGGGAAGACATGAGATGAGAACTCTTAGCTTGCTGGCTGTCAGTCCAATGTAACTTTGGTAAGGCAGGGATGAATGGGATAAGTAGTTAATGACAGTGTCATAATTCCTatgcacaggaaagaaagaataaatttaCATGGAAAAATTGGAAAGTGTTTAGGAAAGAAGtaatatatatagagagagatttGAAGTCTGGAAATCTGCTCCACAGTGAGGGAATTTAAGAAGCTCACCCAAGAGAAGGTTAAGACATGACAATCCCAGTTTCTCTAAGGCTCCTTGGTTTAGCAGATAATAGCATAGTTAGAGCCAGTGTcagggaaataaagcaaaaaagtCTGCATAGAAACAAATCACTTTAAAGCGGGAAAGTTTCGGAATAAGGGAAGTGTTCGATTACATCTTTTGAAGTCTTTAAATATAGATCAGATTtaattctaaaaatatatatttcttgcCCAGATGTTATGTGATTGATACAAGAGTTGTCAGGTGAAGTATCATGTCTGGTGCTATACAGAAGGAAAAACTAGCTGATCATAAGGTGCTATCCAGTCTTAAAATCCATTCAGGTGTTTCTTCATGATTGAATGTCATTCACAAATGTAACAGTttcatggttttggttttataCAATATTTTTAGCAAgcataaaatataaacaaaacaatcCCTTGCATAAATACAATCTTACAGAATCCCATGCCTTTTGTAGCATTTAGATCCAGATCTCTTGGGCCATTTCAAGatctctgctgctgccaccagtgTGGGTATCAATATTAACATACTGTCCTTTATGTGTAATGGTTACCAAAGGAGCTCTGACACATATATTTTTCCAGGGTGCTACACAGTTCATAAATAGTCCTCAGAAAAATATTAGCTGTCAGCATTCCTGGAGTTTATGCCTGAATTTAGGGAAGAAGACAGCAATGATATCAGTAAGTGCAGCAAACCACAGGAATTTAATACTGTCAGTCTGGGTGTTTGGACTTGATGGTTTAGATTTAGATTTGCCTTGTTTGCAGTCTCTCTGTAAAATGAAGGCAATGATCTGTATTTGCTTTCTCTAGGCAGGGAAGGTAGAATTTATTCAATACTTAACACTTTAAAGGATACAGCTGTATTTTATCAGAAGAAAAGTGTAAGGGAAGATATAAGACATAACCTAGCTTGAACCAGTAAGAagtgggagggagagaaaaaagtgaTCACCTAGTGATGTGGGAGAGGAGCTCCACAAGTTTGTGGTCCTAGTTACATAATTTGATTTGTCTCACACTAGCTACTAGTAACAGGATGTGAGAAAGAGGGCAGGAAATCTTAACGGTGCTGAGCTCCCTATAAATCTGTGTCTGCTTTCTCAAGGGTACGAAGAGAAGTTGTGTTGACTTATATACCTGGTTTATATCCATGGAATTGTATGCAGCACTGTAGTGACAGTTTGCATGCAAAGCACTATCAGTTGTGCTTGTGGTCCCTCTTGCTGTCTCCCTTCCTTAGGGCATGTTCTCATTGCACATTATGCCAGTTCATCAAAatggctattttatttttaattaatgtacGTGGTCAACCTGTTCaacatgcatatatttttagaaagacaCATTTTGCAGGTTATGGGAGGATTAAAACTGGATTTCAGAAAGgatctctgggaaaaaaaaccttctacCGATTGCAAAGCAAAATTACACTGATGTGGAAATCATTAAAGCAGCCTGCTGTGACTCGGTGGTTAAAGGACATAAAAGGTACCTTACAGAAAATCAAATGTAATGCAAGGGGGAAAAACCAAACTGCCACTTCTGTATATGCTCAGGGCTCATTTGAGGGAACCACAGAGGAATTGTGAGGCTGCTCTGCACAGTTTATTGTTAGTTCCCTGGCAGAGGTAGATGTGTCTTCCATGTTTCTTTGACTGCTTTGCAGAGAGATGATAAGAGAGACCTTGGTGCAGCCCTCTGGACTTTTTGCTCCAAATCAAAGCTGCTTCTTTCTGAAGCAGAACAACAGTACCACAGCCAAACAAATCTCTCCAGGCACATAACCTCCTACTGAAATTCCAGCTAGTGATTCCTCCCACCCCATTCACTCTTCAAAACACTGAATCACATTTTCATAACACTATAATTAGGGGTAAAATGGCCTATCTGAACAAGCTTCCCAAGTTCATTCAGAGTTCCTCAGACTGATGATATTAAATTAGGTGAGTTTAGTATCTTCATTccaataaaattatgttttaccaaaaaattctttttttgctctttattttgcccccccccgcccttttttttttttttttttttttttttcctttggagattGTGAGTCTGTCTGCCTAGCCCTTGTACAAGTtctaaaaatattcttcaaaatcTCTCTCCAGATGCATGTACAACAACCCTGTGGAACTTGTTGGAGGCTTATAGTGGAGCTAAAGACGTCACTTTGATACAGGAAGTGAAAGGTAGCTAGGATGGTTTTACGTGGAATTATGGAGTAATATCTACAATGATATGGTAGTCTAATACCAGTCTGCTTTTAGATATTTCTAAGCTTTTAATTATAATAGGCTCATTTTAGCTCCTTAACCTGCCTGGGACTGGGAtctgaaaggattaaaaaagtCTTAAACCGTTGTGCTCTCTTTTCTCTCAATCTTCAAAACCATACTCTCAAGGAACATTTTGGTATAAATATGACTATGTGTGATTATGGCTTACTGCATATAAATTTCTTACTGAATCTGACCTGCTCTGCTGTCCTTCATACCTCCCCAGACCATCTGAAGGGCAATTTTTATGTCCTAATGGAACAAATATATATTGAAGATTGTgcaaaacaaagatttaaaacatATTATATGAACTTCTCTGCACAGTTTGAAATAAGAAGTGTTGGTTGTTGTAAATTCAAAGCATGTGTGTGTTTCTCTTAGGCTGGGGTTCTATGAAATGGCAAGCATAGCCTAAATTATAACCTAAAATATTAAAGCATACATTAAGGACTTACCAGCTAAGTCCTATGCACAAAGTTCAATAAGTAAGCCCCTTCAGGAAGTGTTGCTTGACCTAGTAAATAACAGCTGAATATCTCTGAAAGAATCTGAGCCAGCATCTGCTTTTACAGCAGCATTAATCAGAAATAACTGCATCAAGGACAATACATGTTTCATCTTATTTAGATTAACATGGATTTTGGTGCCCGGCCTTCAAGCTATTGATATAGATATGTTGGCTGGTCACATTATGAAAActgaaagttttgttttccaaacagtTGCATAAGTGGTATGTGTGTCCTTTCAACTGTACCAGTagtgaaaacacacagaaaatgtttccattacATTGAACTCTGTATACAGTTATGGAACAAAACTTCattaaacaaagtgaaaaatttcCTAGAATTCCCCTACCACATCCATGTATTATGGTAATTTACTTCGAATTTAAGAATTCTGATCCTCTTTGTACGCCTCAGGTAGGAGCCATCTTCTTTGTCACATTTGTTCCTAAGTCTTTTTAATTCCAGCTTTGCATTTTCAAGGCTTTTATTAATGCAGAGACCAGCCAGTTTTTCCGCATTCTACAGGCTTGGCagcaaaagaagtaaaaaaaaaccctgaacattTGAATCTTTTGTTCTGTGGGGCCCAGACctctttcttctgtctcctttGAGCACCtcctgaaaagcagcagaagtgcTGTGGTTGTGTTTCATAAATTACAGTAAGGCTTCAAACATTGTGAGCTTGGAGAACATATCCTCTTTCCCTTTCCAAAGCATGAGAAAGTGACTGTTGCACTGGACTACTGTGTTGGATATTACCTATTCTCCTGTACCATCCCATACTCTTATTACCATGCTGGGTAATGAAGTGTTTGTGAATGGGTGGTATTACGATCTGTTCTTTCATGTCATTCCTGAGCAGATTCTGAACTGCAATTCCAAACCACTCTCTAGGATCTGAAGTTACATTCAGTCCTGAGGTGTTGCAAGATATGTGTATGAACTGTGATTTTGCAGTTAACCTACAGAGCTAGTGATGAACGTCATCCAGGTTGTTCTGAGGTGCGTTTttgagtaattttttattttactcttgcTTTTCTTTGATAAAGCCGTTTTACAGACTTTGTACTGATGCAATGAGGAATGGGATCTTACAGAACCACTTCCTCTTGTTCTATGTCCTGTGTGGATTTCTTCAACCTGTATGAAACTCTGCAGTCCACTTTGACAGTAGTCCTGCCTTTACAGGTTGTGTCCAGAGGTACAGCAAAATTGCTCCTAGAAGGGGCACATACTGGCAACAGATAATACCCCATGTTTcctgctgctgaggaggaggaggatcatCAAGCTGAAGAGGCAATGACACCTACAAAGAGTCCAAACAAGCTGGAATGCAGTAGGGGAGACAGTCTAAAGGCTGGTAGGACTTGGTAAGGGGAGCGCTTTCCTTGAGCAGAGATACCTTAACATTTAATTCTTTTGCTATGACAATATCTATATTCTTCATCAACTTGAACTATCTCATTAGCAATTACTAATGTACATAATACATAGTAGTATATCAGGGACTTCAAGAAGATTCAAAAGCCCTTTAAGACAGTAGGTAAGTGAAGAGAAGCCTTATGAGGTGGGTCAGTTTTTGACTCACAAGCTTAGGCATCAACTAATATGCGTGAAGTCTAAGTGAGAGATTTAAATCACAGTGAAGGTGTTTCCTATGTTGTAATTAGATTGGAAACTCCCTTAGAGACTTAGAAAAtccaaaaataattgaaataaagattattttatacCATATagattcacaaaatattttaatataatttctagAGGTTTCTTAGTGCTTGGCTTTACACCACAGTCATAGACTCACTATGTAACATGAttgattttatattaatattatgCCGTATATGTTCTCTTACAGATTGCATCTTCCATTTTTCATGGCTATATGAGCTAGTAGGTCCTACAATAAAGTTTGGGGTCAGTTAAAGCTGCTGCCTTAGCATATACACTGCTTTAACAGACCTCAAACTCTATTGTGGGTGTGCAGAATTGCCAGTGTGTTCTAACCTTGACCATGCCTCTGTTCAgcctttgtttttctcctttctgagctTGCTTCCCCCCTTTAGGAACCTTTCAGTGTGTTGTGCAAAACTGCAAGCATGACAGTTCAGCTTTGCAAGATTAttctaacaagaaaaaaaaaaaaaaacaaacaaacagaaaagatcTCTAAAATCTCTGGtttcaatttcattttatttgtcatCTTTTATGAACAAATTACGAAATATACTTCATTCACAAATTGGAAATATTTACAATTTCTTTACAACAAGGCATTGTTGAGGTTTTGATTTATGGCGTTCTTAGAGCATTCTGTCTTTCAAAACAAAGACATCGGTGGTTTTTTCAGCACACTGTTCATTTACACTCTGAATGTGAAATGGGAGCCTTTTGGAAGAGTAATTTGCACTCTCTTTTGATATGATCTACTGGGAAAACTGAGGCTGAATGCATTTGCAGTGTGGGAAGGGGGACTGTGCAGATGCGTTGCTGGTTACCATGCCACATGATCTGAAGCCATCATATCACACCAGATGCTCCTAAGTGGAGAGGAGAAAAGATTCCCCTGAGCCATCCTTCTTCTgccctcttctcttctctttagGAATCCTGTGACCAGGCTAAATGTGGtccagtttaattattttttctggtttttgagaTTTCATGAGAAGAAGAGTCTTGAGAAGTCTATTTCAAATACTATCACAATTCTGAAAAGTTATTCAgacaaaaaaccaaaagagaGTAGCTAGGAAGTGAATAAATATTGTATATCCGCAAAATGTTAAGGAGACAAATTTTGAACATGTTTCTAAAAGAGAAATGCAACTGTGCTGTTCTGCAGTTGTGATATTTGAGCCATAAAAGCTAAGATAGTTCCATTTTCTCAATTTCTTGGagtctatttttttcctgaagaaaattctAAAACCACTTCTTTCCATGgaactttttaaaatctcttaatATACGCTTCCATTATAAATCAGATGTGGGCCACCATTACTTAGGTTGTCTGTCATTTCCTGGAACAAGAATAGAAAACACTGATTAAAATTACAATTGGTATATGGTTGAAATTCTGTTAGCTAAGGTTGTAATAAAAATTTAACAAACTCTGAATTTCGTTCagaaaaaatttacattttttatttgatCTGATAaacctcactgtaaaaaaaagaaatcacatttcttCCTACATAAATCAAGTACATTTGAAAGCTGATAGACTCATTGATACTAATTGAATTGAACATTACTCTCAGACCACATGTACAGCATTGATGGCATCCATGGAAGTTTTGTGACGTTGTCCTTTGAAAGTGCATCAATTCAAGTGTGTGTGGTAATCTACAAAGGAGCAAGATGGTAATTAAGTCTTCATTTCCATTCAAACCTTTTTCTGTGCTGACATGCTACAAAGAGATGCTATTCAATGCTACCTGGGATAGACATTTTGGAAGTAGGTCTAGATCCAAACAGGGTCTAAGGGTTTTGACTGCTTGACTTGGGATGGGgctgatttttgttttcccttaaTATGCCAGACAATTTTTAGCAGTTCAGCAATTGCTGCTCAAGTGGCAGATGAGTCATCCTGGAGTAAACTGACCTGATCATGAGTCAGAATCCTAAAGCACCTGAACCAAGATTTGTTTGGAGTTAGATTTTCTATTTCTCAAATTGCAATCCAAACAATACCTACTTATTAGCTGTCTAAGCCTGGAGATGACTACATTAATTAAGCAGTTCTCTGACCTTCAAGTCTGCAAAGCCACATAGAGTTTATGCTAGAGAATATTCAACTATGCCAAGAGGAACAGGCACACATAAAAATGCAATTTGggttattctttttaaaattcaggtaGATGAGGCGGAGGTGCCACCATTGGGCTAATTCTAAAATATTTGCCTGAGAACCAGAAGCTCTTCTCTGCATGGAAAGATTAAATTCACCTCTTCTACCTCCTAGGTACTCTTGAAGAAAATGTGGAAGAGAAGTGGTTTGTTTGTCCCCCTTCTTGTGGAAGTTTCTCTGAAGAATGTCAAGCAAGTTTCATTGGGCTAAACAGAGAGACAGACAAACAGACTGAGTGAGTCTGACTCTATAGCATAGTAGCTGAGATTcttgtaaagagaagaaaattctgGGATCTGGTCTTTATTCCTGGTCTGActatttctctttcttcttttaatccATAATATTGTTTTATAAATAGTTTGAGAAGCAGAGACCAGAACTCAGGAGTTTAAAATAAAGTGGAAGCACTGATGCCTCCTCTCTCTGGTGTTATCAGCTAAATTTTAGTGTAGATCACAAGACTTAATTGTTCCCTGAACAGTTTTTGAAAGGATGATCCATTCCTCTCTACAAAGTAAATTTAGGGCCATCAAACCAAGTAGCCTTGCCAATTAATACTCCTGAATGAAGTGTAACCTTCAGAGAAAATAAGGTATGTAAACTTAGTGAATTCTGAACATTTTCTAACACCCATCTCTCCATTCAGTAGGTGATGGTGTTGGATGGTTTTGTATGGTGCCTTATTGTCCTGATATACTGAAGAGGATCGGGCATGCCTAATACTGGACTCTGGATCCCAGCTTGGGGGTTGTCTGCTCTGAAACAAGGCACTACATTTTGCCTGGTTTTAGGTGCCTAAACCCTCTGTTGGATCTACACTGAGGATATTAGTCAGCTGGGAAAGGGACCAAGAATGCCAAAGCCATTTAACTATCAGTCAGCTGCAGGCTGATAGTAGTGATCTGTCAGAAGGCTACTCATGGATGAGTGTAAGTTTCCTTTTGTCAGCTTTATCACTTGAATCCTGTGCAGACATCAGCTGTTAGAATATCATCataatttcagaaaatactgaaaaccaTTTATTTTCCCCAATATTTCTGTTGtcagaaataaaagtattaataaattaaaaaacagtgcTGAATTCAAGAAATGAAGGAGCACACAGATTAGAAGCAGAGTGAGTCAATGGTGGCAACATCCAAATAGGAGCATTTGGATGTCTATAACTAGGGTGAATAAATACTCAACTTACTTCCAGATTGCAGCATTCACCACGTAGAGTTATGTCACTACCTGGAAGCACCATTCCTGACTTAGAGTGACATCACAGCCTCAGCCAACTTTTAGCTGAAACTATGACTTCCTCTTAGAGGTGGCCCTTCCTGAAGTGACATAACAACATGGTAGCTCCCTAATGTTCAGCGTACCTTGGAGGTAACTCTGGTGTCGGGGGAACCACCGGGCAGCTGGGCAGGTCGGTTATTTCAATACCCCTCAATCTCTAATATAAATATAACAATCATACAATAAATATAGCAAAAACAAATGCACATGCAGTACATGTCTATATTACTGTATATCAGTATAAATATGCAAAATAGTCTTACAGATAAAACActttaaagctgttttctaaatCAGGGCCTAATTTAATGTAAGTTTTTAAgcagctttcattattttttaggGCGGTACCTTGAGCTAATGTACTCAAACCTGCTGGCAGCAGGTAGCCCCCAGGCTGTAGGTCTAAGTCCCAGATCAGACCATCTACACATGCTTACTTCATTCTACAACACACATGCAGGGTGTCCACCATCAGTGGGTCACGTTGCACGTTCACTGAGCATGTGCAGTGGGGTTGCTCTGCACATGCATCATGGCCATTCACCCAAGATAAGTGGGTACCTGGCAGTCCTCACTGCTAAAGTGTCTAAAAGCTCAGTGGGTCAACAGGCCAGGAAGGGAGGCAGTGATCTATTGCTATACGTGGTTATCTTCAGCCCAAATTGATGGGGTTGTCAGATGTTTGTATCttgaaaggtttttcttctcaggccatttcttttttctttccctctctttttctctcaaatGGGCTTAACCTTTGTCCCTGTTGAGGCAAGATCTAGTCTACCATCTGCAAGACCATGGTCATACTTGTCTACATAGCTTATCAGaattctgcttcattttaaaatgagagGAAGAAATGTATCTCTTCTCTTGATTTTATCACCCTGATTTATGTTACTGTTGAAACTTGTACTATTTAACCTTTTAATACATGCTTAAAACACCTAAGGTGAATTCAGTCCATATTTCTACTTGGAGTCTCATTTcagttcagaaaacaaagaatagtaacaaataatttttactCAATACACAATTAACTGCTATATCATGTTTTGTCAGGGAATCAGAAAACATTCTACAGTCTGAGTGAATTAATCCTCGCTCTGCTCTTCAGAGGTCTCAGTAGATATGATTACAGACTGTTGAACTTAACTGTAATGCAAACTTGACTGTGGAGGTCTAGATGGGTGGTCCACTAACTACTCATTTCTTTTGTTCCTTCCTACTCATTTCTTAAATGAAAGGCATTGGATACAAAGTCCAAACATAAAGCACGGAGTGTCAGTGAACATTTTAGTCCTCAAATATTAATCAGATATGTAAATTTTGGCCCTACGTGCTCAAATTTGGGAGCTTAAGTTTCAGCACCTAAACATAGACCTAGACACCCTGGTAAACTTTCTTTTGACAGCAAAGGGCAGTAAATGCTTAGTGCTGCTGCACATCAGCGCAGTTTCATTTAGGTGTCTAAATATGCCCTTAGGTGCTTAGGTTTAGTCATCTAGGTCTGTGAACTGTGGCTTTTGTGTTTAAATAACCTACTTTATAAGCTGAGTACTTGGGAGAGGAAGAAATTGATTAAATCCTGGAAGCATGCAATGATGTGGTTACAGAAAGCATTCTGTGCTTGTTCACAGTACAATACATGATAATCCATATTAATAAGGCTTCCAATTATTTATGAAGTGCTATATTTAGCAACTAAGCCCTTGAATAGCTATAAAATGGAATTATGTTGAAAATGGATGTACTTCATTGAAATGGATGTACTGCAAATATACAGTACCTAAAAATAGCTCCATATAATGCAACATAAGAAAGCTTAGACAGAATGGCAGCATTTCATTTCCCAGAAGCTCTTTCTcatataaaactgaaaactgaataCATCTATTGCCAATTGTAAACGTTAACACATACAGTAGCATTTTAGGAGAAGCAGAACAAATAAGGCAGGACACCCAACTCACTTTTTCTGCCATTTCATGGGAGTGATGCAATGAATGTTCTCTTTCTGAGAACATTCGCCTTTGTTCATAGCTGGCTAGCCGACAAGTGAGCCATGAAGAAAGGGTGCAACCCCCAATTCCAATGCATGCAAGAGACATGGAGGCAAGATGCAAAGAATAGAGAGCAGACGACTTCTTTGTCAGAGCACGAAGAAATTGAAAATTTAAGATTCCTCCGATTAGTCCACAGATGCAACAGGCAGAAAAAAGTATCATCTGTCAGGAAAGACAAGAGAGTTATGTCACAGTAACATTTTCAGAGACAGATTCATTCATATAAAAAATGAGACTAACCATAATTCAGTGCTTCAATAGCATCACGGACTGCAAAACACTGCACAGACTCATTTCTAACTCCCTCAGCTCCTACAAAGCTCCAAGGGAATACAATACTTTCTGCTGTAAAATAGTTAAGATTGATGTTGCATGTAAGATAAAGTTGGGTAGAATGAGTTGATCGTGTTAAAAGCTACTCAATAGAAGGTCTACTAGGACACAAATCTTCTGATTTCCAGT is a window of Athene noctua chromosome 2, bAthNoc1.hap1.1, whole genome shotgun sequence DNA encoding:
- the TMEM196 gene encoding transmembrane protein 196 isoform X5, which codes for MCTSSQIIGSLLVLSVLEIGLGVSSVAVGAVSFSLVLTEHKPQLGDSSPFLLCGICGILCAKKKSGLVMILFSACCICGLIGGILNFQFLRALTKKSSALYSLHLASMSLACIGIGGCTLSSWLTCRLASYEQRRMFSEREHSLHHSHEMAEKEMTDNLSNGGPHLIYNGSVY
- the TMEM196 gene encoding transmembrane protein 196 isoform X4; the encoded protein is MCTSSQIIGSLLVLSVLEIGLGVSSVAVGAVSFSLVLTEHKPQLGDSSPVWSGVCFLLCGICGILCAKKKSGLVMILFSACCICGLIGGILNFQFLRALTKKSSALYSLHLASMSLACIGIGGCTLSSWLTCRLASYEQRRMFSEREHSLHHSHEMAEKEMTDNLSNGGPHLIYNGSVY
- the TMEM196 gene encoding transmembrane protein 196 isoform X3 — its product is MCTSSQIIGSLLVLSVLEIGLGVSSVAVGAVSFSLVLTEHKPQLGDSSPFLLCGICGILCAKKKSGLVMILFSACCICGLIGGILNFQFLRALTKKSSALYSLHLASMSLACIGIGGCTLSSWLTCRLASYEQRRMFSEREHSLHHSHEMAEKRLRGIEITDLPSCPVVPPTPELPPRK
- the TMEM196 gene encoding transmembrane protein 196 isoform X2; the protein is MCTSSQIIGSLLVLSVLEIGLGVSSVAVGAVSFSLVLTEHKPQLGDSSPVWSGFLLCGICGILCAKKKSGLVMILFSACCICGLIGGILNFQFLRALTKKSSALYSLHLASMSLACIGIGGCTLSSWLTCRLASYEQRRMFSEREHSLHHSHEMAEKRLRGIEITDLPSCPVVPPTPELPPRK
- the TMEM196 gene encoding transmembrane protein 196 isoform X1; protein product: MCTSSQIIGSLLVLSVLEIGLGVSSVAVGAVSFSLVLTEHKPQLGDSSPVWSGVCFLLCGICGILCAKKKSGLVMILFSACCICGLIGGILNFQFLRALTKKSSALYSLHLASMSLACIGIGGCTLSSWLTCRLASYEQRRMFSEREHSLHHSHEMAEKRLRGIEITDLPSCPVVPPTPELPPRK